Proteins encoded together in one Bombus vancouverensis nearcticus chromosome 14, iyBomVanc1_principal, whole genome shotgun sequence window:
- the e(y)2 gene encoding enhancer of yellow 2, translated as MKTAPHQRLVMVGDRDGLKELLRRRLVECGWRDQVKLICKDLIKEHGHDITYDKLLSMVTTKARTLVPDSVKKELLQKIKNQLIAQEEKLKM; from the exons ATGAAGACTGCTCCACATCAAAGACTAGTTATGGTTGGAGATCGCGACGG GCTAAAAGAGTTGCTACGTCGTCGATTAGTTGAATGTGGATGGAGAGATCAAGTAAAATTAATCTGCAAGGATTTAATAAAAGAACATGGTCATGATATTACTTATGATAAATTGCTTTCAATGGTTACAACTAAAGCAAGAACACTTGTTCCAGACTCTGTTAAAAAGGAACTCctacagaaaataaaaaatcaactGATTGCtcaagaagaaaaattaaaaatgtaa